Below is a genomic region from Thermodesulfobacteriota bacterium.
AGGGAATCTGCGCCCGGTCTACTGGAGATCCTCCATCAAAAAGGCTTAGAAAATGGACTGGTTATTGACCTGGGCTGCGGTAGCGGAATATGGGCAAAAGCGCTTACCCATGCGGGTTATGAAGTTATAGGTATAGACCTGTCTCATGCTATGCTTGATTTAGCGAGGAAAAGGGCACCGGAGGCTAAGTTCAAAAAAGCGTCCTTTCTGAAAGTCAGGCTTCCCCAATGTAATGCTGTGACATCAATAGGAGAGTGCCTGAATTATCAATTCGATACACACGGTAAAATAGGGGTCAAAAGACTATTTACCCGAATATACCAAGCCCTACGGCCGGGCGGTGTCTTCATCTTCGATATCGCCGAGCCGGGATATGTAAGCGGTCCCAATCCGCAAAGGACTTTTTATCAGGGGAGAGATTGGGCAATACTCCTGGAAAAAGAGGAAGATAGGAAAAGAAATAGATTAACCCGCAAAATGACCATATTCCGCAAGGTTGGGAATCTCTATCGAAGAAGCGAAGAGGTCCACAATGTCCGGTTGTACAGAGGCTCAGAGATCGCAAGGGAACTCCGGCCAGTTGGGTTCAGAGTAAAAATTATCCATGGGTATGGAGTACATACATTCAAAAAGGCCCAAGTAGGATTTATAGCCACAAAAACGTGAATTTAAATAATAATGATTTATCTTATCTTTAGTTGCTTCCACTGATTAAGGTGATAAAATGTTAGGCCAACTCAAATTGAATAATCTGCTTTGAATCGTGGAACCGATGTATAGACGGATTTGAAGACTAGGTTATGGTCGAAGAATAAAAGGTGCGGAATACAAAAGACTTCCCGGTAAATTAGGTATTGATTTGGGAGTTAAGCAGCGAAGCTCAATAGAGCGAGGGCTGAATGTAGGTGAATAGACTCGAGGCTCCAGCCATTATTCAGGATTGTCTGAGAAAGGGACTGAACAATCCCAGCTTGCATATCATTAAAATTTCAGGACTGGGGAAAGCCTCTGACTTCGGGCGAACGGAAACAGACCAAAAGTGGCGTCGTATCAAATATGCCCCGGACCGGCTGGATGACCTGGAGGGGATACTCCCCCTAGAGATTACTTACGACTTAGGTAGTGGTGCGGAGCAGAATTTAAACGTGATGATGAAGGCGAGAACGAGAACGGGGATAGGCACCGGATTAATCCCTAAAACTATGGCGGAAGTTGGCCTTGAGCTTGATAGGCCGTTTCCGGAATACCTGACATCCAGGGAAACGGTTGGGGGATATATGCGGGAGATAGAGATATTTCGGATGCAGAGCCGATATCCATCATTACAGAGATACCTTCCCCGTTATCTGGGCGATCACGTCGACGAATCCAGAAACGAATTCATACTACTTGAAGAACTCATTACCGATGGTGCTCTGATGGATAGTGCCGATGATGTCTCCGGGTGGACGCCGGAATTGATCAACAGCGCAATAGAAGCTATTGCTGATATTCACGCTATTTTTTACGGAAAGGACGATCAGCTCTCTGCCATGAACTGGCTGGAACGCCGAGTGACCACAGAAGATATGCTTAAAGATGAAAGCCTCTGGCGAGGCCTGGCCGAGTTTACTAGAAAACGCTTCCCCGACCATATAACCGAAAAGGCCTACCGTCGGCACCTGGGTATTATCGATACTATTTCTAAGTGGCATCTGGTAAAGGATGCCATGCGTCACACCCTAGTGCATGATGATTTCAATCCCAGAAATTCAGGATTTCGCAGTTTAGGGAGTGGTCTCGTCCCGGTCATATACGATTGGGAACTGGCGCTGATAGATATTCCACAGAGAGACCTAGTGGAAATGCTGGTATTTACCTTGTCCGACACGGTTTCACGCTCTCAGGTGGACGAACACGTGGAGCGCCATCGCACTCGTCTTGAATCGGCAGCGGCTACCACAATTAAGAAGGACGATTGGATGGAGGGATTTCGTTGTGAGCTTTTCCTGGAGGCAATTAATCGGGTACCGTTACAGTGGGTTTTCCACAGCCGGTTCCCCTCAGGCTATGCGGTGAGGATTTCACGTACCCTAGAGCACCTGCTCTCTCTGTATGCCGATGTCTAAAGGAGAAATGAAGATGATTCAAGCTATCGACAACGCCGGTATTTGCGTAACCGATATGGCACGATCAGTTGCCTTTTAGGAGAAACTTAGTTTTATGAAAGCATTCGAGAACGGTTAAACGAGGCCTCGGTCTTTTCAACAATTCTCCGAGATTAGACCATATCAGCTTCCTGGTATCGGATGTTGACCAGATATATACACGGGCCTAAAGACCAATGGAGTTGTGTTCAGTAACGAACCGGCAGACCAGGACTGGTGGGCCAGAGTAGTGTCGTTAAGAGACCCGGATGGAAATAATCTTTATTTTTGCAATGGCTCGAAAATGGCTGATGACTCTGAACGAGCATAGTTCAATAGCCAGAGCCAGACTGAAATTTGGAGAAGTCATGATGGAAATTGTTTCAATTTCTCGCTGTATTAACGGCGGTTCTTTTCACCGGGGCGGCGATTTATATCAACCTTGTAGAGCATCCTGCGCGGATGGAGTGCGAGACCGAACTGGCAACGACTGTCTTCGGCCCCAGTTACAAACGAGCCGCCGGATGCAGGTCATTCTAGCTTTGACGGCAACAATAGCCGGCGCTTTGGTATGGCTTATGAACGGCGATGTTATGTGGCTCATCGGAGCCTTGTGTATATTTTGGTCATATCCTTTACCTTAGTTGCAACCAATAAGAGACTCCTTGATCCGGCATTGGATCGGCCCTCCGCGGTGGCTCAAGACCTGCTGCAAAATTGGGGAAGATTACATACCTTAAGGAGTATCTTGAGTTTACTAGCCTCGTTAATTTTCTTATATTTATTGACCTGAATCCTTGAGTGGCCTATCCCCCTAACTTTCCCGAGGCAAGAAAGAAGCTTCAGTCTCTCGTTGTTTAAAAGGTATAACTCATTCTATTGCTTGGATAATAGTACTTATCTGATGTCCTGAGGGAATTACTCGTAGAGTTTCGTAGGAATTACATGGCAATTGTATTAATTCCTATTGACTGGGTGGGACATTCGTAAGTATATTTCGGAGCGAGGGGAGAGACCATGAGGTTGTTCCCGCAAAATTCTTACGGTGTGAGAATATGAAACTCTTACAAGAACCTTTAGTTGGATGTGTAGATCGTGAAGCAAGAAACAAGGGGAGACTCTTTATATCGATGCAGTTTTAGAATAAAGCAAGGAAAGGGGAAGAGTATATTTCCAGATGCCTCAAAAATACTTACGGTATTTTTCGCTCTTGCTATTAGTGGTATTAGTTATTCTGCTTGCCAAATATATACACAGAGAAGGTAAAAAAGCCGAGTATCTTGCCCAGGGCGAACGTTTTTATCAAATCCACTGCGCATCCTGTCACGGGCCAAAAGGGGAGGGTGGGAGAGGCCCCACTCTTGCAGTACCCCGACTCCCCCGCGCTCCAACAAAGAAATTGCTAAAAAGGGTTATCAGAAGCGGAATCCCCGGGACAGAGATGGGTAGGTCAAGCCTGAGTGAAGAGCAAATAAGTCAAGTCGCCGCCTGGGTTGACCATCTTGGCCAAGCTCTGCCCGGGAAGGTTATGCCCGGCAATGCAGAACGAGGCGAGTATTTATATTTCACCAAGGGAAATTGTAATCAATGCCATGCCATCAAGGGATACGGCGGCGCCTTAGGCCCGGACCTGACCGAAATAGGCCTTAGTCGTAGTGCCGACTACTTGAGAACCGCGCTTATCGACCCGGAGGCCGACGTGCCCACGAATACATTACCGTTTCGCTTTGATGTCAGGATACCCAACAACTTTCTCCAGGTAACTACGGTTATGAAGAACGGGCAAAGCATTACCGGAGTGCGTATAAATGAAGACACCTACTCCATCCAGGTTCGGGATTCCTCTGATCGCATCCATTCTTTCTTCAAATCCGAGCTGGTGGAGTTGCATAAAGACTGGGGCAAGTCTCCGATGCCTAGCTACCGGAACGTTTTCTCTGAAGAAGAGCTCGATGATGTGGTGGCATTCCTGGTTTCATTGCGAGGTGAAAGATGAGAGTGATTATCATACTGCTACTGTTTGCCCAGTACGCTTTGGGTCAGGTGTCATATGAGAGAATACTCAATGCCGGGTCCGAGCCTGGCAACTGGCTTACCTACTCCGGTAACTACCGTGGCTATCGTTACTCATCGCTTAGTCAAATTAACACCAAGAACATCGCTAGATTAAAACCAGCCTGGGTTTACCAGACCGGAGAACCGGGAAAGGTCGAGACCTCTCCAATTGTGGTTGATGGTATTCTCTACGTTACTGAAATGTCCCATATAGTGACGGCACTGGACGGACGTACCGGAAGGCCCTTATGGAGCTATAGACGACCAGCAGTCGACGTTCCCACGTGCTGCGGACCGGTGAATCGCGGTGTAGCAATCCTGGACGACACCCTCTATTTTGGTAGTCTGGATGCCCATTTGGTAGCGCTGGATATGAAAACGGGAAAGGTGCGCTGGGATGTGACCTTGGCGGATTATAGAGTGGGACATTCGATAACAGCCGCTCCGCTGGCAGTTAAGGATAAGGTTATCGTTGGCATCTCCGGTGGGGACTTGGGTATTCGCGGCTTTCTGGATGCTTATGATGCAAAGACCGGTAAGCTAGCCTGGCGCTTCTGGACCGTGCCGGGACCGGGCGAGCCGGGCCATGATACCTGGGAAGGCGATAGCTGGAAGACCGGGGGTGCGGGTACCTGGATAACCGGGACTTATGATCCGGAATTGAATCTTATATACTGGCCGGCGGGCAATCCGGGACCGGACTTAAACGGAGACCACCGTAAAGGCGACAACCTTTATTCCAATTCGCTCCTGGCCATAAACCCCGATACCGGGAAACTCAAGTGGTATTTCCAATTCACTTCGCATGACGTAAATGATTGGTCTGCAAACCAGGTGCCGGTGTTGATCGACACCGTCATGAATGGCCGGGAAAGAAAGCTGGTGGTCCAGGCCAATCGAAATGGCTTTTACTATGTTCTTGACCGCGTGACCGGAGAGTTTCTGAACGGTACACCATTCGTCAAACAAACCTGGGCGAAAGGGCTGGACAAGCGCGGCCGTCCCATCCGCCTTCCCAATACGAAGCCGACAGCGGAAGGCACGCTGGTCTATCCGGGGATGGGTGGGGGTACTAACTGGTACAGTCCGTCCTTCAGCCCGCAAACAGGGCTATTTTATGTGCATGTGCATGAGAATTACGGACAGGTTTTTTACAAGCTGAAAGCCGAGTATAAACCAGGAGCAAGGTTTGAAGCAGGTTTTGTTCGTAATATACCCGGCGAGGAATCATACGGTGCGGTGAAGGCTCTTGAGCCGGAGAGCGGAAAGCTCAGATGGGAGTTCAGGGAATATTCGATATCAGGCGGCGGTTTGCTCTCGACCGCAGGTGGGCTGGTCTTCGGCGGCGACCGGGAGGGTTACTTCTTTGCCCTCGATGCCGAGTCGGGTAAACCACTTTGGCGTTTTCAAACAGGTGCTACGATCTGGTCAAACCCGGTTAGCTTTTTAATAGACGGGAAACAGCACGTGGCGATAGCGGCGGGGCAGGCGATTTTCACGTTTGCATTGGATTGACTAACCTCTCATGAGATAATGGCCGGTATGTACATGAAAAGACATGAAAAATTACACATCATGTTCATTTTTTTGGCTAATTACCATGAAAATCGGCATACTTTTGATTTAACAAGGCTATACTGATAGACGGTTCG
It encodes:
- a CDS encoding class I SAM-dependent methyltransferase, giving the protein MIEGYGEDLAYIHDVGFGDFARESAPGLLEILHQKGLENGLVIDLGCGSGIWAKALTHAGYEVIGIDLSHAMLDLARKRAPEAKFKKASFLKVRLPQCNAVTSIGECLNYQFDTHGKIGVKRLFTRIYQALRPGGVFIFDIAEPGYVSGPNPQRTFYQGRDWAILLEKEEDRKRNRLTRKMTIFRKVGNLYRRSEEVHNVRLYRGSEIARELRPVGFRVKIIHGYGVHTFKKAQVGFIATKT
- a CDS encoding phosphotransferase: MNRLEAPAIIQDCLRKGLNNPSLHIIKISGLGKASDFGRTETDQKWRRIKYAPDRLDDLEGILPLEITYDLGSGAEQNLNVMMKARTRTGIGTGLIPKTMAEVGLELDRPFPEYLTSRETVGGYMREIEIFRMQSRYPSLQRYLPRYLGDHVDESRNEFILLEELITDGALMDSADDVSGWTPELINSAIEAIADIHAIFYGKDDQLSAMNWLERRVTTEDMLKDESLWRGLAEFTRKRFPDHITEKAYRRHLGIIDTISKWHLVKDAMRHTLVHDDFNPRNSGFRSLGSGLVPVIYDWELALIDIPQRDLVEMLVFTLSDTVSRSQVDEHVERHRTRLESAAATTIKKDDWMEGFRCELFLEAINRVPLQWVFHSRFPSGYAVRISRTLEHLLSLYADV
- a CDS encoding VOC family protein; the encoded protein is MYTGLKTNGVVFSNEPADQDWWARVVSLRDPDGNNLYFCNGSKMADDSERA
- a CDS encoding c-type cytochrome produces the protein MPQKYLRYFSLLLLVVLVILLAKYIHREGKKAEYLAQGERFYQIHCASCHGPKGEGGRGPTLAVPRLPRAPTKKLLKRVIRSGIPGTEMGRSSLSEEQISQVAAWVDHLGQALPGKVMPGNAERGEYLYFTKGNCNQCHAIKGYGGALGPDLTEIGLSRSADYLRTALIDPEADVPTNTLPFRFDVRIPNNFLQVTTVMKNGQSITGVRINEDTYSIQVRDSSDRIHSFFKSELVELHKDWGKSPMPSYRNVFSEEELDDVVAFLVSLRGER
- a CDS encoding PQQ-dependent dehydrogenase, methanol/ethanol family is translated as MRVIIILLLFAQYALGQVSYERILNAGSEPGNWLTYSGNYRGYRYSSLSQINTKNIARLKPAWVYQTGEPGKVETSPIVVDGILYVTEMSHIVTALDGRTGRPLWSYRRPAVDVPTCCGPVNRGVAILDDTLYFGSLDAHLVALDMKTGKVRWDVTLADYRVGHSITAAPLAVKDKVIVGISGGDLGIRGFLDAYDAKTGKLAWRFWTVPGPGEPGHDTWEGDSWKTGGAGTWITGTYDPELNLIYWPAGNPGPDLNGDHRKGDNLYSNSLLAINPDTGKLKWYFQFTSHDVNDWSANQVPVLIDTVMNGRERKLVVQANRNGFYYVLDRVTGEFLNGTPFVKQTWAKGLDKRGRPIRLPNTKPTAEGTLVYPGMGGGTNWYSPSFSPQTGLFYVHVHENYGQVFYKLKAEYKPGARFEAGFVRNIPGEESYGAVKALEPESGKLRWEFREYSISGGGLLSTAGGLVFGGDREGYFFALDAESGKPLWRFQTGATIWSNPVSFLIDGKQHVAIAAGQAIFTFALD